The proteins below come from a single Candidatus Binatus sp. genomic window:
- a CDS encoding class I SAM-dependent methyltransferase — MSDTQSDFDRVRGEQREFWNKAAPGWKVMWTSLDSAGQPVSDRLVELARIKPGDRVLDIATGSGEPGITAARKVGASGLVIATDQSPAMLDLARERAAALGLRNIRFVETGAESLDIEERNFDAAICRWGLMFVPGLDAVPRRVAQLLKPGATFATSVWGPPAKVPLISTGDDEVRALTNLPAPPPDAPSPVKLADTRPLEKALASAGFKDIRVEPINVRFEFDSPEAFTAQRRAMSMPFRMMLEKQTPELQRKILEAMSNAARKFADSSGKVTMDNQAICVWAHL; from the coding sequence ATGAGCGATACGCAAAGCGATTTCGATCGCGTCCGCGGCGAGCAGCGCGAATTCTGGAACAAGGCGGCGCCCGGCTGGAAGGTGATGTGGACGTCGCTCGATAGCGCCGGGCAGCCGGTGTCGGACCGGCTGGTCGAACTCGCCCGGATCAAGCCGGGCGATCGCGTGCTCGATATCGCGACCGGCTCCGGCGAGCCGGGGATCACGGCGGCGCGCAAGGTTGGCGCGAGCGGCCTGGTGATCGCGACTGATCAATCGCCCGCGATGCTCGATCTCGCGCGCGAACGCGCCGCCGCGCTCGGACTCCGCAATATCAGGTTTGTCGAAACCGGCGCCGAGTCGCTCGATATCGAGGAACGCAACTTCGACGCCGCGATCTGCCGCTGGGGCCTGATGTTCGTGCCCGGTCTCGACGCGGTGCCGCGCCGCGTCGCGCAGTTGCTGAAACCCGGCGCCACCTTCGCCACCTCGGTGTGGGGACCGCCGGCCAAGGTGCCGCTAATCTCCACCGGCGACGACGAAGTTCGCGCGCTGACGAACCTTCCAGCGCCGCCGCCCGATGCGCCCTCGCCGGTCAAGCTGGCCGATACGCGGCCGCTGGAAAAGGCGCTCGCCAGCGCGGGATTCAAGGATATCCGGGTCGAGCCGATCAACGTTCGCTTCGAGTTCGATTCGCCCGAAGCGTTCACCGCGCAGCGCCGCGCGATGTCCATGCCGTTCCGCATGATGCTCGAGAAGCAGACGCCGGAATTGCAGCGCAAAATTCTCGAGGCGATGAGCAACGCCGCACGCAAATTCGCCGACTCGTCGGGCAAGGTTACGATGGACAATCAGGCGA
- a CDS encoding EthD domain-containing protein, translated as VYIIRKRDDVSDQDFHDYWLHKHGPRVASVAKAIRARKYVQSHTIMPEMAASMSAARKMAPIYEGITEVWWDSVEDLTAGGSTPEGQEAGRILLQDEAKFIDFQRSTIFFTEEHQIFDFTGKA; from the coding sequence GTTTACATCATTCGCAAGCGCGACGACGTTTCGGACCAGGACTTCCACGACTACTGGCTGCACAAGCACGGCCCGCGGGTCGCGAGCGTCGCCAAGGCAATCCGCGCGCGCAAGTACGTCCAGAGCCACACGATCATGCCGGAGATGGCGGCCTCGATGTCCGCAGCGCGCAAGATGGCGCCGATCTACGAGGGCATCACCGAGGTCTGGTGGGACAGCGTCGAGGATCTGACCGCCGGCGGGAGCACGCCGGAAGGCCAGGAGGCGGGCCGCATTCTGCTGCAGGACGAGGCGAAGTTTATCGACTTTCAGCGCTCGACGATCTTCTTCACGGAAGAGCATCAGATTTTCGATTTCACTGGCAAGGCCTGA